One window of the Acaryochloris thomasi RCC1774 genome contains the following:
- a CDS encoding extracellular matrix/biofilm biosynthesis regulator RemA family protein: MGNSLFNLGFNKMIRGNSIIAIISPESMPVKRLIAAAKENGRLHDFTRGRRVRAVVIDTSGTVILSSFQPQTISNSRAKVLGSA, translated from the coding sequence ATGGGGAATTCGTTATTTAATCTGGGATTCAACAAGATGATTCGCGGTAATTCGATCATCGCGATTATCAGTCCTGAGTCGATGCCGGTTAAACGGCTGATCGCTGCGGCGAAAGAGAATGGGCGACTGCATGATTTCACTCGCGGACGACGCGTCCGTGCGGTTGTCATTGATACTTCAGGGACCGTGATTCTTTCATCGTTTCAACCCCAAACGATTAGCAATTCTCGAGCAAAAGTGCTGGGGTCGGCTTAG
- a CDS encoding DUF6940 family protein, which yields MSLQHELFLQSPEGRFVAYSQRLDRGQTLRLQFAAHSKPNLRLTWQQVIDFWQNDSDFRDLTTNVFVQSPYAAFFWETPPITKSTRLKAWECVIVNAPALTGMVANPRPFSQQFERQEAGTEICLFSNLGGDALLMAPCPAEPLSTHAHLAIFVRNAPHLRTDILWQSLSEAISYHLETIDGEPLWISTSGLGVSWLHIRLDSCPKYYTHRPYRHVS from the coding sequence ATGTCACTGCAGCATGAGCTTTTTCTTCAGTCTCCCGAGGGTCGTTTTGTCGCCTACAGCCAACGCTTAGATCGGGGTCAAACACTACGGCTACAGTTTGCTGCTCACAGCAAACCCAATCTGCGCCTCACTTGGCAACAGGTGATTGATTTTTGGCAAAATGACTCAGATTTCCGTGATTTGACGACGAACGTGTTCGTTCAGTCTCCCTACGCTGCCTTTTTTTGGGAAACACCCCCAATTACCAAAAGCACACGACTGAAGGCATGGGAATGCGTGATCGTGAACGCCCCTGCATTAACCGGCATGGTGGCGAATCCACGCCCTTTTTCTCAGCAGTTCGAGCGCCAGGAAGCTGGGACAGAGATCTGTCTTTTTTCCAATCTTGGGGGTGATGCTTTACTGATGGCTCCCTGCCCTGCAGAACCACTCTCTACCCACGCACACCTGGCAATTTTTGTTCGTAATGCCCCTCATCTACGCACAGACATTTTATGGCAAAGCCTGAGTGAAGCAATTTCGTACCACCTAGAGACAATCGACGGCGAGCCTCTCTGGATCAGCACTTCAGGATTAGGCGTCTCTTGGCTACATATTCGCCTTGATTCGTGCCCAAAGTACTACACACACCGACCCTATCGCCACGTTTCATAG